The region AACCGGCGGGCCATCGCAGTGTACGTCGGAAATGAAACGTGGTCCTAGCGAATGAATCGCACTTGCACGAAGTATGATGCCGCAAACGACGAGCACTGTGCCAAAGACCGAGAGATTCCAAGTACTGGGCGAAAGAAACTGGCGTTCCAATTGGGCTGTCCAGAACATGACTAACATGAATGCGCCCACGAACGCCGCAACTTGAAGAGCGCGAGGATCGTCGGTTGTCTCCTTACGAGATGGGTAGACAAGAATGCTTTCGATCAGTCCTGCAACTCCGATCATAAAAGCAAAAATCAACACATCGTACTGCGTGATACTGCCAAGCGAAATCAGAATCGTCGGAAATAGAATGAGAGCCAAATGCAGTAGGTGCCCTGTCGCATGACGCCAAACATTCATCGACGAAGAGGGCCGCATCAGGCGAATTCCTCATTTTGGGAATCGCGAATGTGTTTCAGCAACTCTAAGAACTGATCTTGTGGAATTCCGAGCGTATCTCCAAGTTCGATCAGTGCATTGTCTTGTTCTGGAGTCAGATCGCCCGCGGAGCTCATGACGCAATAGGCAAGTTTGACGACTAACGCACGACCATGACCGGAAAGTCCGTTGACAATTTTGCTGACGAACCCGCAAAGTGTCACTTTGGCTTCCATGGCGAAATCAATTTCCTGATCCAACGTGACATCTGTAAGTGGAAGCCCCGTCAAGTCCAGGTACAAAGTCTTGATCTCGTCTCGCTCGAAACGGTCGACTTGACCATCCGTCAACGCAGCAACAATCATCACTCGCAGCATCTGCTGCATCGTTTGGGCTTGTTCTCTTTCTGGGTCATACGTCCAAACTTCTTCGGCGAAAGTGCCTCCGCACGAATGGCATTCCACATAACGTCCAGCCGATGACATGGGAATGATTGGGATGAAGTAGAGCGTGAAAAAGGTGCGGACGTTTTTTAAACTTCCATCACGCTTCGTACGGCATTGCGGGCAATTGAAATGATTCCGTTCTTCCGTCGAGGAGATCCCTCGCGTACCCCAGATAATCATCAACTAAACCTTTCAAGGGAAACGAAAAGAGTATGTTCGATCGCCGGAAGTTCTGGGCGAACGAAGAGGAGGTGTGCGGCAATAATGGCCTGGGAGAAGTCTTATTACAAGGACTATAGAGGGAGATGTCAATTCAGATTTAGGTAGAAATTCAATCGGTGGGATGTCATGCGATTTCCTACGGCCAATGTTGTTTAGGCT is a window of Bremerella sp. TYQ1 DNA encoding:
- a CDS encoding isoprenylcysteine carboxylmethyltransferase family protein, whose product is MRPSSSMNVWRHATGHLLHLALILFPTILISLGSITQYDVLIFAFMIGVAGLIESILVYPSRKETTDDPRALQVAAFVGAFMLVMFWTAQLERQFLSPSTWNLSVFGTVLVVCGIILRASAIHSLGPRFISDVHCDGPPVTKGIYRFMRHPSEIGMLAIAVGGPLILQAPWTAIIAFSVLTPISYWRVLRENKVLAAAKI
- a CDS encoding zinc-ribbon domain-containing protein, with product MIIWGTRGISSTEERNHFNCPQCRTKRDGSLKNVRTFFTLYFIPIIPMSSAGRYVECHSCGGTFAEEVWTYDPEREQAQTMQQMLRVMIVAALTDGQVDRFERDEIKTLYLDLTGLPLTDVTLDQEIDFAMEAKVTLCGFVSKIVNGLSGHGRALVVKLAYCVMSSAGDLTPEQDNALIELGDTLGIPQDQFLELLKHIRDSQNEEFA